One genomic region from Quercus robur chromosome 4, dhQueRobu3.1, whole genome shotgun sequence encodes:
- the LOC126722172 gene encoding uncharacterized protein LOC126722172 — translation MSQVGSVAGATLRQIVVAKLVPSLDGDFHFAAVDDSEMGQVRRGGSGGKHGVRSGCEASTMSWEHGFGPLEDQGMDGGLAGCDDGMLGCPGAGSGDGEGFQVDRTDHGSLSDESRGCVAHDADLMVLEGRGDGGGASKPSFQKRVKEMVQKYNPDILVVMETRVGVNRVREITERLPFDGAICSDAVGFTGGIWVLWNSGKVDVAHLASTEQEIHFTIKVLNSNVVWLFSAVYASPRCDERHILWNNLMKVADLHNMPWVIAGDFNEPLVNDNKFGGRAVSVNSSLLFKEYLDKWKKILMARINGIQKAIASKPSSFLLKLEVDLLRDLDLVLNQEEELWALKSRVNWLVQGDRNTAFFHVSTLASLVDGERESIGGEVTEAEIKAALWSLKPFKARGPDGLHAGFFQKFWPVVGDSMIEEVKQIFRNGKVPEHLNKTLISLIPKIQGPETLGNYRPISLCNTVYKVVTKIIVARLRPFLDKLISPLQTAFVLGRKGIDNAIIAQEIIHSLGKKKGKTGCMALKIDLEKAYDKLEWGFIRNMLIRINLPTQLIDVIMSCVSTVSTSILFNGEVLESILPSRGIRQGDLLSPYLFIICMDFLGQLIEEKCNMKTWQPVKASQSGPEFSHLYFADNLILFAKADWVNCAAIKDVLDDFCELSGQSVSEAKSKVYFSPNVDRDTRESLCDILGFASTPFLGKYLGFPLKHPGSSTQEYNFILNRAKQKLSGWKANMLSLAGRNVLIQASLAAVPSYVMQCNFLPGRILNGLDRLNRNFLWGSFEAAKKIHWVGWDKEIKSKEEGGLGLQSAKGKNITLLSKLNWRFHTEKEAPWARVLNMKYCNPRRRVATNANRLPCSHIWATMKKGMDTFNKGSRWMVGRDSGLNVWQSNWTNGGSLRGLIQGPITREASQLEVKDFMIDIGWDWGKIPFELPVEVRRLIQATPMNLLSRGVDKLAWSGSPKGTFDLKSAYRIAMGDERIDLFPAHWIWKVNTLPRIRTFLWKCAYNSIGVKVCLEKRGVSLDTTCPLCQEGAESILHALRDCPLLRGLWNQLGVLPSNQAFWRSNLQDWLMLNSKFKHSLGATQPPWNVVFPFAVWNVWKSRNNAVFNGKCLAGCGGVIRDDACRWVMGFSRSIGMTNSFAAELWGLREGLLLCNNLNINALEVELDAKSIVDALENPSYVNNVISPLLDDCKLLISRIPQFCIKHCFRQANRCKDSLARLRFCLDVDFSTFDSLPVDLIDVFEDDLNGLFCNRVCSVCIVAA, via the exons ATGAGCCAAGTCGGTTCCGTCGCAGGGGCAACGCTGAGGCAGATCGTTGTAGCCAAGCTGGTGCCATCGCTGGATGGAGATTTCCATTTCGCTGCTGTTGATGATTCCGAGATGGGACAGGTTCGAAGAGGTGGCTCTGGAGGAAAACATGGTGTTCGAAGTGGCTGTGAGGCGAGCACTATGAGCTGGGAACATGGGTTTGGTCCTCTTGAAGATCAAGGCATGGACGGAGGGCTGGCTGGCTGTGATGACGGCATGCTGGGCTGTCCTGGTGCTGGTTCCGGTGATGGAGAGGGTTTTCAGGTAGATCGTACTGACCATGGCTCCTTAAGTGATGAAAGTAGGGGCTGTGTAGCTCATGATGCGGATTTGATGGTTTTGGAAGGAAGAGGTGATGGTGG AGGTGCTTCTAAGCCCTCTTTTCAGAAGCGTGTTAAGGAGATGGTGCAGAAATATAATCCGGATATTTTGGTGGTTATGGAAACTCGTGTTGGGGTTAATAGAGTAAGGGAAATCACTGAGAGACTCCCTTTTGATGGAGCTATTTGCTCTGATGCAGTTGGATTTACTGGTGGAATATGGGTGCTTTGGAATTCTGGAAAAGTTGATGTTGCCCATTTGGCTAGTACTgaacaagaaattcattttaCGATTAAGGTACTCAATTCTAATGTTGTTTGGCTTTTTTCTGCTGTTTATGCTAGTCCTAGATGTGACGAAAGACACATTTTGTGGAATAACCTTATGAAAGTAGCAGACCTTCACAATATGCCTTGGGTTATAGCaggggattttaatgaacctTTGGTTAATGATAATAAATTTGGTGGTAGAGCAGTTAGTGTTAACAGCTCTCTTTTGTTCAAGGAGTATTTAGATAAAT GGAAGAAAATTCTGATGGCTAGGATCAATGGTATTCAGAAGGCTATTGCTTCTAAACCTTCTAGTTTTCTTCTAAAGTTGGAAGTGGATCTCCTTAGGGATCTTGATCTTGTTCTCAATCAAGAAGAGGAGTTATGGGCTCTGAAGTCTCGGGTTAATTGGTTGGTTCAAGGGGATCGTAATACAGCTTTCTTCCATGTTTCAACCTTG GCTAGCCTTGTGGATGGGGAAAGGGAGAGCATTGGTGGAGAGGTTACTGAAGCAGAAATCAAAGCTGCCTTGTGGTCCTTAAAACCTTTTAAAGCCCGGGGTCCGGATGGACTTCATGCGGGCttcttccaaaaattttggccGGTAGTGGGAGACTCTATGATTGAGGAAGTTAAGCAGATCTTTAGGAATGGGAAAGTGCCTGAGCATCTGAATAAGACTCTTATTTCTTTGATTCCTAAGATCCAAGGTCCTGAGACTTTAGGTAATTATAGACCTATTAGTTTGTGTAATACGGTGTATAAAGTGGTGACCAAGATTATTGTGGCAAGGCTGAGACCATTCTTGGACAAGCTTATTTCTCCCTTACAGACGGCTTTTGTTCTAGGTAGAAAGGGTATTGATAATGCCATCATTGCCCAAGAGATAATTCATTCCCTTgggaaaaagaaagggaagacAGGGTGCATGGCCTTAAAGATAGATTTGGAGAAGGCGTATGACAAGCTTGAGTGGGGGTTTATTCGGAACATGCTTATTAGGATTAACCTTCCCACACAGCTCATAGATGTTATAATGAGTTGTGTGTCGACGGTCTCCACTTCCATATTGTTTAATGGGGAAGTTTTGGAGTCAATTCTTCCTTCTAGAGGAATAAGGCAGGGTGATCTGCTCTCTCCGTATCTTTTCATCATTTGCATGGATTTTCTTGGTCAGTTAATAGAAGAGAAGTGCAATATGAAGACATGGCAGCCAGTTAAAGCCTCTCAAAGTGGTCCTGAATTCTCTCATCTTTACTTTGCGGATAACCTCATCCTTTTTGCTAAGGCAGATTGGGTTAATTGCGCCGCCATTAAAGATGTTCTTGATGATTTTTGTGAGTTATCTGGGCAATCAGTAAGTGAAGCTAAGTCAAAGGTGTATTTCTCTCCTAATGTAGACCGTGACACAAGGGAATCTCTTTGTGACATTCTTGGGTTTGCTTCCACTCCTTTCTTGGGGAAGTATCTTGGGTTCCCTCTCAAGCATCCTGGTTCTTCTACTCAGGAGTACAATTTCATCCTTAATAGAGCAAAACAAAAGCTTTCGGGTTGGAAGGCTAACATGCTCTCTTTGGCGGGGCGGAATGTTCTCATTCAAGCCTCTTTAGCTGCTGTTCCTTCATATGTTATGCAGTGTAACTTTTTGCCAGGTAGAATTTTGAATGGGTTAGATAGATTGAATCGAAATTTCCTGTGGGGTTCTTTTGAGGCTGCCAAGAAGATTCACTGGGTTGGTTGGGATAAGGAGATAAAGTCTAAGGAGGAAGGGGGGCTTGGGTTGCAATCTGCAAAGGGGAAGAATATAACTCTCCTTTCTAAGCTTAATTGGAGGTTCCATACTGAAAAGGAGGCCCCTTGGGCTAGAGTTTTGAATATGAAATATTGTAATCCTAGAAGAAGAGTTGCTACCAATGCTAACAGACTTCCTTGCTCTCACATTTGGGCTACGATGAAGAAAGGTATGGACACTTTCAATAAGGGTAGCAGGTGGATGGTTGGTAGGGATAGTGGGCTTAATGTGTGGCAAAGCAATTGGACTAATGGAGGTTCTCTTAGAGGTTTGATTCAGGGTCCTATCACGAGGGAGGCTAGCCAGTTAGAAGTTAAAGATTTTATGATAGACATTGGTTGGGATTGGGGGAAGATTCCCTTTGAACTTCCTGTTGAGGTTAGAAGGTTGATTCAAGCAACCCCAATGAATTTGTTGAGTAGAGGTGTTGATAAGTTGGCTTGGTCGGGGTCTCCTAAAGGTACTTTTGACTTGAAAAGTGCTTATAGGATTGCCATGGGGGATGAAAGGATAGATCTTTTTCCAGCTCATTGGATTTGGAAAGTGAATACTCTTCCAAGGATTAGAACTTTTCTTTGGAAGTGTGCCTATAATAGCATTGGAGTTAAGGTTTGCCTTGAGAAGAGGGGTGTTAGTCTTGATACTACTTGCCCTTTATGCCAGGAAGGAGCTGAAAGCATTTTACATGCCCTGAGAGATTGCCCTCTTTTAAGAGGCCTGTGGAATCAGTTGGGGGTGTTACCCTCTAATCAAGCCTTTTGGAGGAGCAACCTTCAAGATTGGCTGAtgttaaatagtaaatttaagCACAGTTTAGGTGCTACTCAACCTCCTTGGAatgttgtttttccttttgctgTGTGGAATGTCTGGAAGAGTAGAAATAATGCGGTCTTCAATGGCAAAT GTTTGGCAGGCTGTGGAGGGGTGATTAGAGATGATGCATGTAGGTGGGTTATGGGTTTTAGTAGAAGTATTGGCATGACCAACAGTTTTGCCGCTGAGCTATGGGGTTTAAGGGAGGGTCTTCTTTTATGCAACAACCTTAACATAAATGCTCTTGAAGTTGAACTTGATGCCAAATCTATTGTGGATGCCTTAGAAAATCCTTCTTATGTGAATAATGTCATATCGCCTCTATTGGATGATTGCAAGTTATTGATTTCTCGCATTCCGCAGTTTTGTATTAAGCATTGTTTCCGTCAGGCGAATAGGTGTAAGGATAGTCTTGCTAGATTGAGATTTTGTCTTGATGTTGATTTTTCTACCTTTGATAGTCTGCCTGTGGACCTTATAGATGTTTTTGAGGATGACCTCAATGGGTTGTTTTGTAATAGGGTCTGTTCTGTTTGTATTGTTGCTGCTTAG